A genome region from Nicotiana tabacum cultivar K326 chromosome 13, ASM71507v2, whole genome shotgun sequence includes the following:
- the LOC107829579 gene encoding uncharacterized protein LOC107829579, translating into MAKKRSRRVGPSSSHRSERVESSSQNHQTHRSENSKVSENISQRHFGNPILAYITPCEGSKLVLNGRHNADRGWISDIRMKGNSLALQFIKQLGEAMHSVLLERNGKTNLQSVYVIGPPRTDKLQEHDFEPVDLQAPSDAVDGFSLMTYDYSSPYNPGPNAPLKWIRSTLHLLAAAGCKGRRLAEKIFVGLNFYGNDFVLSKDLGGGTIIAH; encoded by the exons ATGGCTAAGAAGCGAAGCAGACGAGTAGGTCCGAGCTCGAGCCACCGGTCCGAAAGAGTCGAGTCTTCATCCCAGAACCACCAGACCCACCGCTCA GAGAATTCCAAAGTCTCAGAAAATATAAGTCAGCGGCATTTTGGGAATCCTATCCTGGCCTATATTACTCCATG TGAAGGAAGTAAATTAGTTCTGAATGGAAGACATAATGCTGATAGAGGATGGATATCAGACATTCGAATGAAAGGCAATTCTCTG GCATTACAATTTATAAAGCAACTTGGAGAAGCTATGCATTCTGTGCTCTTAGAAAGGAATGGCAAAACAAATCTACAGTCAGTGTATGTGATAGGTCCACCACGTACAGATAAGCTGCAGGAGCATGATTTTGAACCAGTAGATTTACAAGCCCCGAGTGATGCTGTAGATGGTTTCTCTCTTATGACGTATGACTATTCAAGTCCTTACAATCCAGGTCCCAATGCACCTCTGAAGTGGATACGCTCGACCTTGCATCTTCTTGCCGCTGCTGGCTGCAAAGGTAGGAGATTGGCTGAAAAGATCTTTGTCGGGCTCAACTTCTATGGCAATGATTTTGTCCTGTCAAAAG ATTTAGGTGGGGGGACTATCATAGCACACTAG